From the genome of bacterium:
AAACATTGGCGCGCCCTCGGTTTTTGTAAGATTTGGAGGATGCAATCTCCGATGTACTTTCTGCGATACGGCTTACTCTTCTTTCCCCGAGTATGCTGATAATTGGGTTAGCCTTGAAGTAGGTGAGATAGTTAACAAAATTCATGAAATTCGTGGAAGTGCTTATAATCTTGTTTTGACAGGTGGTGAACCACTCCTTCAACAAAAGGCGTTGAGAGAGCTCATAGGCAAAGTTCAGTCTTTTTTCCCATCTATTGAAATTGAAACCAATGGAACTATTTTCCCTACGGAACTTTATAAAATACCGAATAT
Proteins encoded in this window:
- a CDS encoding 7-carboxy-7-deazaguanine synthase QueE — its product is MKAVISEIFKSIQGEGANIGAPSVFVRFGGCNLRCTFCDTAYSSFPEYADNWVSLEVGEIVNKIHEIRGSAYNLVLTGGEPLLQQKALRELIGKVQSFFPSIEIETNGTIFPTELYKIPNISYNVSVKLTNSGVKEGQRIVNEPLNFFSNYERAYFKFVVEDERDVTEVLNIVEK